One stretch of Enoplosus armatus isolate fEnoArm2 chromosome 1, fEnoArm2.hap1, whole genome shotgun sequence DNA includes these proteins:
- the galnt2 gene encoding polypeptide N-acetylgalactosaminyltransferase 2: MRRKSRILLCFAVLWVLGIAYYFYSGTALSRKDDWGSSDSSSRSKAHSSDDKTHSLETLPPGKVRWQDFDQDLYVGATVVRPGQDPYARNKFNQVESDKLRMDRAVPDTRHDHCRHKQWKSDLPASSVVITFHNEARSALLRTVVSVLKKSPSHLVKEIILVDDYSDNPEDGALLGKIEKVRVLRNDRREGLMRSRVRGADAATAPVLTFLDSHCECNDHWLEPLLERVAEDKTRVVSPIIDVINMDNFQYVGASADLKGGFDWNLVFKWDYMTLDQRRARQGNPIAPIKTPMIAGGLFVMDKEYFELLGKYDMMMDVWGGENLEISFRVWQCGGSLEIIPCSRVGHVFRKQHPYTFPGGSGTVFARNTRRAAEVWMDEYKNFYYAAVPSARNVPYGNIQSRMEMKKRLGCKPFKWYLENVYPELRVPDHQDIAFGALQQGGNCLDTLGHFADGVVGVYECHNAGGNQEWALTKDKSVKHMDLCLTVVDRTAGSLIKLQGCRENDSRQKWEQIESNSKLRHVGSNLCLDSRSARMGGLTVEVCSPSLNQQWKFTLNLQS, translated from the exons gatGATTGGGGCTCCAGTGACTCATCCAGTAGGAGCAAAGCTCACAGCTCCGACGACAAGACTCACAGCCTGGAGACTCTGCCGCCAG gtaaGGTGCGCTGGCAGGATTTTGACCAGGATCTGTACGTTGGAGCCACGGTGGTACGACCGGGTCAGGATCCTTACGCCCGGAACAAGTTCAACCAGGTGGAGAGTGACAAACTCCGCATGGACAGAGCTGTGCCTGACACGAGACATGACCA ctgcagaCATAAACAATGGAAGTCAGACCTGCCGGCCTCCAGCGTCGTCATCACCTTCCACAATGAAGctcgctctgctctgctgaggaCTGTGGTCAG tGTTCTGAAGAAAAGTCCCTCTCACTTGGTCAAAGAGATCATTCTGGTTGACGACTACAGTGATAACC cggAGGACGGAGCGCTGCTGGGGAAGATTGAAAAAGTGCGCGTGTTGAGAAACGACCGCAGAGAAG gactGATGCGTTCGAGGGTTCGTGGTGCAGACGCCGCCACGGCACCAGTCCTCACCTTCTTGGACTCTCACTGTGAATGTAATGACCACTGGCTAGAGCCGCTACTGGAGAGAGTAgctgag GACAAGACCAGAGTAGTTTCTCCCATCATAGATGTCATCAACATGGACAACTTCCAGTACGTAGGAGCCTCTGCCGACCTGAAAGGAG GTTTTGACTGGAACTTGGTGTTTAAATGGGACTACATGACTCTGGATCAGAGACGAGCCAGACAAGGCAACCCTATCGCCCCCATAAA GACTCCAATGATAGCAGGAGGTCTATTTGTCATGGATAAGGAATACTTTGAGCTGCTGGGAAAGTATGACATGATGATGGATGTGTGGGGAGGAGAAAACCTGG AGATCTCATTTCGTGTGTGGCAGTGTGGTGGCAGTCTAGAGATCATCCCCTGCAGCAGAGTTGGCCACGTCTTCAGAAAGCAGCATCCATACACCTTCCCTGGGGGCAGCGGGACTGTGTTTGcaag gaACAcaaggagagcagcagaggtgtgGATGGATGAGTATAAAAACTTCTACTATGCTGCTGTCCCCTCAGCGAGAAACGTCCCATACGGAAA taTCCAGAGTCGCatggagatgaagaagagattGGGCTGCAAGCCATTCAAGTGGTACCTGGAGAACGTCTACCCTGAACTGCG ggtccCAGATCACCAGGACATAGCGTTTGGAGCCTTGCAGCAGGGAGGAAACTGTCTGGACACCCTGGGTCATTTTGCCGACGGGGTGGTAGGCGTCTATGAATGCCACAACGCTGGGGGAAACCAG GAGTGGGCCCTGACCAAGGACAAGTCAGTCAAGCACATGGACTTGTGTCTGACTGTGGTGGACAGAACAGCTGGCTCCCTCATCAAACTACAAGGCTGTCGAGAGAACGACAGCAGACAG AAATGGGAGCAGATTGAGTCCAACTCGAAGCTTCGTCACGTGGGCAGCAACCTCTGTCTGGACAGCCGCAGTGCCAGAATGGGCGGACTCACAGTGGAGGTCTGCAGCCCGAGCCTCAACCAACAGTGGAAGTTCACCCTCAATTTACAATCATAG
- the smyd2a gene encoding N-lysine methyltransferase SMYD2-A, with product MKNEGIEGTERFLSPGSGRGLRAVRHFAVGELVFACPAYSYVLTVNERGAHCEHCFTRREDLFKCGKCKQAYYCNVDCQRGDWPMHKLECVAMCAYGENWCPSETVRLVARLIVKQRVTTERTPSERLLLLKEFESHLDKMDSEKEEMNQTDIAALHHFYSRHISDLPDEQALTELFAQVNCNGFTIEDEELSHLGSAVFPDVALMNHSCSPNVIVTYKGTVAEVRAVQEINPGDEIFNSYIDLLYPTEDRKERLLDSYFFTCQCTECTSKSKDKEKMEIRKLSTPPEPEEVRSMVRYAKNVIEEFRRAKHYKTPSELLEMCELSQEKMGAIFADTNVYMLHMMYQAMGVCLYMQDWDGAMSYGEKIIQPYSVHYPAYSLNVASMYLKLGRLYLGLEKKTQGVKALKKAVAIMEVAHGKDHHYVAEVKREIEEQK from the exons ATGAAGAACGAAGGTATAGAGGGGACGGAGAGGTTCCTGAGCCCGGGCAGCGGCAGAGGCCTGCGGGCGGTGAGGCACTTCGCGGTGGGGGAGCTGGTGTTCGCCTGCCCTGCCTACTCCTACGTGTTGACAGTGAATGAGAGAGGAGCGCACTGTGAGCACTGCTTCACCAG GAGAGAGGATCTTTTTAAGTGTGGCAAATGTAAGCAGGCCTACTACTGCAATGTTGACTGTCAG AGAGGAGATTGGCCCATGCATAAGCTGGAGTGTGTAGCTATGTGTGCCTATGGGGAAAACTGGTGTCCATCAGAGACCGTCAGACTCGTGGCTAGACTCATCGTGAAACAG AGAGTCACAACAGAGCGCACCCCTTCAgaaaggctgctgctgctcaaagAGTTTGAATCCC ATTTAGATAAGATGGACagtgagaaggaggagatgaacCAGACAGACATAGCAGCGCTACACCACTTCTACTCCAGACACATCAGTGACCTCCCCGACGAACAGGCTCTCACTGAGCTCTTTGCACAG GTAAACTGTAATGGTTTTACCATAGAGGATGAGGAGCTCTCCCATCTGGGATCAGCTGTTTTTCCTGA TGTAGCACTGATGAATCACAGCTGTAGTCCTAATGTCATAGTGACTTATAAAGGCACAGTGGCTGAGGTCAGAGCTGTTCAAGAGATCAACCCTGGAGACGAG ATCTTTAACAGTTACATAGACCTGCTCTATCCaacagaggacaggaaagagaggTTGTTAGATTCCTACTTCTTCACATGCCAGTGTACTGAGTGCACCTCCAAGTCTAAG GATAAAGAAAAAATGGAGATCAGGAAGCTGAGTACTCCACCAGAGCCAGAGGAGGTCCGATCCATGGTCCGTTACGCCAAGAATGTCATTGAGGAGTTCAGGAGAGCCAAACACTACAAGA CCCCCAGTGAGCTGCTGGAGATGTGTGAGCTTAGCCAGGAGAAGATGGGTGCCATATTTGCAGACACCAACGTGTACATGCTGCACATGATGTATCAGGCCATGGGTGTCTGTCTCTACATGCAGGACTGGGACGGAGCTATGAGCTACGGCGAGAAGATCATTCAGCCATATAG TGTTCACTACCCAGCCTACTCTCTAAATGTGGCGTCTATGTATCTGAAACTGGGACGCCTGTATTTGGGGCTGGAGAAGAAGACACAAGGTGTCAAAGCTCTGAAGAAG gcAGTTGCCATCATGGAGGTGGCTCATGGGAAAGATCACCATTATGTAGCAGAAGTCAAACGAGAAATTGAGGAGCAGAAGTAA